A single window of Halobacterium jilantaiense DNA harbors:
- the lysW gene encoding lysine biosynthesis protein LysW, protein MTACTECGADVVLPDDLEVGEIVDCDTCGTELEVIETAPPSLDRAPELAEDWGE, encoded by the coding sequence ATGACAGCCTGCACCGAGTGCGGGGCCGACGTGGTCCTGCCCGACGACCTGGAAGTCGGCGAAATCGTCGACTGCGACACCTGTGGAACCGAGCTGGAAGTCATCGAGACCGCTCCCCCGAGCCTTGACCGAGCGCCGGAGCTCGCCGAGGACTGGGGGGAGTGA
- the lysX gene encoding lysine biosynthesis protein LysX, with protein sequence MRVGILYSRIRQDEKLLLGELRERGHDVEKIDVREHGFGLDGTDAPLADCELVVDRCLATSRSVHLTEVCETYGVPVVNSTDTAAVCANKAKTSLALADSGVPTPETTVAFTPESALDAIEDFGYPCVLKPVVGSWGRLMAKVESESAAEAILEHKDTLGHYEHSVFYVQEYVEKPGRDVRVLAADGEPIAAMTRSGDHWLTNAAKGSEVNALDVDGDLAEIVADASDAVGGGLLGVDLMERGGGGGYTVHEVNHTVEFKALNEAVDVDVPAAVVDWLEQQAAETTPEVTA encoded by the coding sequence TTGCGCGTCGGCATCCTCTACTCCCGGATTCGCCAGGACGAGAAGCTGCTGCTGGGCGAACTCCGGGAGCGCGGCCACGACGTCGAGAAGATAGACGTGCGCGAGCACGGCTTCGGTCTCGACGGCACCGACGCACCCCTCGCGGACTGCGAGTTGGTCGTCGACCGCTGTCTCGCGACCAGTCGCTCCGTCCACCTCACCGAGGTGTGTGAGACGTACGGCGTGCCGGTCGTGAACAGCACCGACACCGCCGCCGTCTGCGCGAACAAGGCCAAGACGAGCCTCGCGCTCGCCGATTCGGGCGTCCCCACGCCGGAGACGACCGTCGCGTTCACGCCCGAGAGCGCGCTCGACGCCATCGAGGACTTCGGCTACCCCTGCGTGCTGAAGCCCGTCGTGGGCTCCTGGGGCCGCCTCATGGCGAAGGTGGAGTCCGAGAGCGCCGCCGAGGCCATCCTCGAACACAAGGACACGCTCGGCCACTACGAGCACAGCGTCTTCTACGTCCAGGAGTACGTCGAGAAGCCGGGCCGGGACGTGCGCGTGCTCGCCGCCGACGGCGAGCCCATCGCGGCGATGACCCGCTCGGGCGACCACTGGCTCACGAACGCCGCGAAGGGCAGTGAAGTGAACGCGCTCGACGTGGACGGCGACCTCGCCGAAATCGTCGCCGACGCGAGCGACGCGGTCGGCGGCGGGCTGCTGGGCGTGGACCTGATGGAGCGCGGCGGCGGTGGCGGCTACACCGTCCACGAGGTCAACCACACGGTCGAGTTCAAGGCGCTGAACGAGGCCGTCGACGTCGACGTGCCGGCGGCCGTCGTGGACTGGCTGGAGCAGCAGGCGGCCGAGACGACGCCGGAGGTGACCGCCTGA
- the argC gene encoding N-acetyl-gamma-glutamyl-phosphate reductase, translated as MAATERDASASGGETATASVVGASGFAGGELLRLLAGHPGFEVAQATSREHANRTVGSVHPNLRSLDLRFADPGDLDAVDVLFAAAPHGVAMEYIEEWRDLTDTVVDLSADFRLDSESQYDEWYDGHSAPDHLDDAVYALPELSRGDLAGADLIASGGCNATATILGLLPLHEAGLLEGAQVVVDVKVGSSEGGAGGGPASSHPERSGVVRPYAPTGHRHEAEIEQALGLSVSFTAHAVDMVRGASATCHIFPAETPSKGDLWAAFRETYGDEPFVETVAGGSGTYRYPEPKVVAGTNDAEIGFEVDPENGRVVTFAAIDNVVKGSAGQAVHAANLALGYEETAGLDQFGLHPVGSP; from the coding sequence ATGGCGGCCACCGAACGGGACGCGAGTGCGAGTGGCGGCGAGACCGCGACGGCGTCGGTCGTCGGCGCGAGCGGATTCGCGGGCGGGGAACTGCTGCGGCTGCTCGCTGGCCACCCGGGCTTCGAGGTGGCGCAGGCGACGAGCCGCGAGCACGCGAACCGGACAGTCGGGAGCGTCCACCCGAATCTGCGCTCGCTGGACCTGCGGTTCGCCGACCCCGGCGACCTCGATGCGGTGGACGTGCTGTTCGCGGCGGCACCCCACGGCGTCGCGATGGAGTACATTGAGGAGTGGCGCGACCTCACGGACACCGTCGTCGACCTGAGCGCGGACTTCCGCCTCGATTCCGAGAGCCAGTACGACGAGTGGTACGACGGCCACAGCGCGCCCGACCACCTCGACGACGCCGTCTACGCGCTCCCCGAACTCTCCCGCGGAGACCTCGCGGGCGCGGACCTGATAGCGAGCGGCGGCTGCAACGCCACCGCGACGATTCTCGGCCTGCTCCCGCTGCACGAAGCGGGGCTGCTGGAGGGTGCGCAGGTCGTCGTGGACGTCAAAGTCGGCTCCTCGGAGGGCGGCGCGGGCGGCGGCCCGGCGTCCTCGCACCCCGAGCGCTCCGGCGTCGTGCGGCCGTACGCGCCGACCGGCCACCGCCACGAGGCCGAAATCGAGCAGGCGCTCGGCCTCTCGGTGTCGTTCACGGCACACGCCGTCGACATGGTGCGCGGCGCGAGCGCGACCTGCCACATTTTCCCAGCAGAGACGCCCTCGAAGGGAGACCTCTGGGCGGCGTTCCGGGAGACGTACGGCGACGAGCCGTTCGTGGAGACGGTCGCCGGCGGCAGCGGGACGTACCGCTACCCCGAGCCGAAGGTGGTCGCGGGGACGAACGACGCCGAGATCGGCTTCGAAGTCGACCCCGAGAACGGCCGCGTGGTGACGTTCGCGGCCATCGACAACGTCGTGAAGGGGTCGGCCGGGCAGGCCGTTCACGCCGCGAATCTCGCGCTCGGCTACGAGGAGACCGCGGGCCTCGACCAGTTCGGGCTGCACCCGGTGGGGAGCCCATGA
- a CDS encoding acetylglutamate/acetylaminoadipate kinase: MTTVVKIGGARAVDPGPAVTDVAHLMANGEDVVVVHGGSTAVDDALSDFGLEPEYVESPSGMTGRFTDSEAMDVLAMAMGKVNTDLVATFQNAGVPAVGLNGVDGGLLTGPRKSAVKVVEGEKTKIRRGDHSGRIEAVNTDLLAAQFDAGYVPVVSVPMLADEGTPVNADADRAAAAVAGALDASLVVLTDVAGVYEDPDDEASVIESVASPDALAAAEDAAEGFMRKKVLAATEALEGGAAEVVVTDANQRDPVVRALGGQTGTRFDPEAVA; this comes from the coding sequence GTGACGACAGTAGTCAAAATCGGCGGTGCGCGCGCCGTCGACCCGGGGCCGGCGGTGACCGACGTAGCACACCTGATGGCGAACGGCGAGGACGTCGTGGTCGTCCACGGCGGCTCGACAGCCGTCGACGACGCGCTGTCGGACTTCGGGCTGGAGCCGGAGTACGTCGAGTCGCCGTCCGGGATGACCGGCCGGTTCACCGACAGCGAGGCGATGGACGTGTTGGCGATGGCGATGGGGAAAGTGAACACCGACCTCGTCGCGACGTTCCAGAACGCGGGCGTCCCCGCGGTCGGGCTGAACGGCGTCGACGGCGGCCTGCTGACCGGTCCCCGGAAGTCCGCCGTGAAGGTCGTGGAGGGCGAGAAGACGAAGATTCGCCGCGGCGACCACTCCGGCCGCATCGAGGCCGTGAACACCGACCTGCTCGCCGCGCAGTTCGACGCCGGCTACGTGCCCGTCGTCTCGGTGCCGATGCTCGCAGACGAAGGCACACCGGTGAACGCGGACGCGGACCGCGCCGCGGCCGCAGTCGCCGGTGCGCTCGACGCCTCGCTGGTCGTCCTGACCGACGTGGCGGGCGTCTACGAGGACCCCGACGACGAGGCCAGCGTCATCGAGTCGGTGGCCTCCCCGGACGCGTTGGCGGCCGCCGAGGACGCCGCAGAGGGGTTCATGCGCAAGAAGGTGCTGGCCGCGACGGAGGCGCTGGAGGGCGGTGCCGCGGAGGTCGTCGTGACGGACGCGAACCAGCGCGACCCCGTGGTGCGCGCGCTCGGCGGGCAGACGGGCACTCGCTTCGACCCGGAGGCGGTCGCATGA
- a CDS encoding aspartate aminotransferase family protein, producing MSGFVFGEKPIQIAGGDGVHLHSESGAEFLDFGASYACAPAGHCHPDVVDAVQSQAADLLYVQGSYPTATRTALYDRLAALGPGDCSNVWLCNSGTEANEAALKFARHATGCEKVVAAKRAFHGRTLGALAATWKSEYREGFAVPEHVEFVDYGDPEALRAAVDDETAAVLLEPIQGEGGVHPAPEGYLQTAREVCDETGAALVLDEIQTGLGRTGSLWACERAGVEPDALTVAKGLGSGLPIAATLVADWLAEDAGNHGSTFSGGPVPCAAALATLDVIEDEDLAANAADVGGYLRDELAALPVRDVRGAGLMLGVEVKRGANRALRDLAMDHGVLALPAGRTVVRLLPPLTVDESHADEVVGALEAVL from the coding sequence ATGAGCGGGTTCGTCTTCGGCGAGAAACCAATCCAGATTGCCGGCGGCGACGGCGTCCACCTCCACAGCGAATCGGGTGCCGAGTTCCTCGATTTCGGTGCCTCCTACGCCTGCGCGCCGGCCGGCCACTGCCACCCGGACGTGGTCGACGCCGTCCAGTCACAGGCCGCCGACCTGCTGTACGTGCAGGGGTCGTACCCGACGGCGACCCGCACCGCGCTGTACGACCGCCTCGCCGCGCTCGGCCCGGGCGACTGTTCGAACGTCTGGCTCTGTAACTCCGGGACCGAGGCGAACGAGGCGGCGCTGAAGTTCGCCCGGCACGCTACCGGCTGCGAGAAAGTCGTGGCGGCCAAGCGCGCGTTCCACGGCCGCACGCTCGGCGCGCTCGCGGCGACGTGGAAATCCGAGTACCGGGAGGGGTTCGCGGTGCCCGAGCACGTCGAGTTCGTGGACTACGGCGACCCGGAGGCGCTCCGCGCGGCCGTCGACGACGAGACGGCGGCCGTCCTCCTCGAACCGATCCAGGGCGAAGGCGGCGTCCACCCCGCCCCCGAGGGGTACCTCCAAACGGCCCGCGAGGTCTGCGACGAGACGGGCGCGGCGCTCGTGCTCGACGAGATTCAGACCGGCCTCGGGCGCACGGGCTCGCTGTGGGCCTGCGAGCGCGCGGGCGTCGAACCGGACGCGCTCACCGTCGCGAAGGGCCTCGGGAGCGGCCTCCCCATCGCGGCCACGCTCGTCGCGGACTGGCTGGCCGAGGACGCCGGGAACCACGGCTCGACGTTCTCCGGTGGCCCGGTCCCGTGCGCGGCGGCACTCGCGACCCTCGACGTCATCGAGGACGAGGACCTCGCGGCGAACGCCGCCGACGTGGGCGGCTACCTTCGGGACGAACTCGCGGCCCTACCCGTCCGCGACGTGCGCGGCGCGGGCCTCATGCTCGGCGTCGAGGTGAAGCGGGGGGCGAACCGCGCGCTCCGCGACCTCGCGATGGACCACGGGGTTCTCGCGCTGCCCGCCGGCCGGACGGTCGTCCGCCTGCTCCCGCCGCTGACCGTCGACGAATCGCACGCCGACGAGGTCGTCGGGGCGCTGGAGGCGGTGCTGTGA
- a CDS encoding [LysW]-lysine hydrolase — translation MTPRDLLRDLVSTPSVSGGEGDAADVLVEYFADAGREASIDAAGNVRAPGDDAVLLTSHLDTVPGEIAVRESDGELWGRGSVDATGPLAAMAAAAVETGASFAGVVEEETTSAGARHLVDTRDAPDAVVNGEPTGWDALAVGYRGLVRATYEVETERVHSSRPEPNAVQHAVAWTERVQRAFDEGGEADASAVFDSVTVKPVSFDGGPTADGRGVAATVDVEFRLPPGTTASDVQAVVADCTDSGTVTWTEAMPPFAADARSRVAGALRAGIRGAGGDPTHLRKTGTCDANCYAAAWDCPVAVYGPGDSALDHAPDERIDLDAFDRGVDVLTTAARQLCTS, via the coding sequence GTGACGCCCCGCGACCTCCTCCGCGACCTCGTCTCCACCCCCTCTGTTTCGGGTGGAGAGGGCGACGCGGCCGACGTGCTCGTCGAGTACTTCGCCGACGCAGGCCGCGAGGCGTCCATCGACGCCGCCGGGAACGTCCGTGCGCCGGGCGACGACGCGGTGCTGCTCACGAGCCACCTGGACACCGTTCCAGGCGAAATAGCGGTCCGGGAGTCGGACGGCGAGCTGTGGGGTCGCGGGAGCGTCGACGCCACCGGGCCGCTCGCGGCGATGGCGGCGGCGGCCGTCGAGACCGGCGCGTCGTTCGCGGGCGTCGTCGAGGAGGAGACCACGTCGGCGGGAGCCCGCCACCTCGTCGACACGCGGGACGCGCCCGACGCCGTCGTGAACGGCGAGCCGACCGGCTGGGACGCCCTCGCTGTCGGCTACCGCGGGCTGGTGCGCGCGACCTACGAGGTGGAGACCGAGCGCGTCCACAGCTCTCGGCCGGAGCCGAACGCCGTCCAGCACGCCGTCGCGTGGACGGAACGCGTCCAGCGCGCGTTCGATGAGGGTGGGGAGGCGGACGCCAGCGCGGTCTTCGACTCGGTGACGGTGAAGCCCGTCTCGTTCGACGGCGGGCCGACAGCCGACGGCCGCGGCGTGGCGGCGACCGTCGACGTGGAGTTCCGTCTCCCGCCCGGGACGACCGCCAGCGACGTGCAGGCCGTCGTCGCCGACTGTACTGACTCGGGGACGGTGACCTGGACCGAGGCGATGCCGCCGTTCGCTGCGGACGCCCGGAGCCGCGTCGCGGGCGCACTCCGGGCGGGGATTCGCGGCGCGGGCGGCGACCCGACCCACCTCCGGAAGACCGGGACGTGTGACGCGAACTGCTACGCCGCCGCGTGGGACTGCCCCGTGGCGGTGTACGGTCCCGGCGACTCGGCGCTCGACCACGCGCCGGACGAACGCATCGACCTCGACGCCTTCGACCGCGGCGTCGACGTACTGACGACTGCGGCACGCCAGTTATGCACTTCCTGA
- the argF gene encoding ornithine carbamoyltransferase has protein sequence MHFLTIDDLTTDELATVLDDAAALKRAQADGTPHRLLAGRTLAMLFEKPSTRTRLSFEVGMTQLGGHAVFLGEDDIQLGRGEPVADTACALGLYADAVMARVDSHDDLETLAANAGVPVVNGLSDRAHPAQTLADLLTLREVVGDTGTVAWVGDANNVAASFLVGAAMAGYDVRAATPPEFGFEESVVARAEASADATGSEVSVGHDPEAAVAGADAVYTDVWVSMGDEAEREARLAAFEGFQVDADLLGDAAFMHCLPAHRGEEATAGVVDGPNSVVWRQAENRLHAQKALLVDLVA, from the coding sequence ATGCACTTCCTGACTATCGACGACCTGACGACCGACGAGCTCGCGACCGTCCTCGACGACGCGGCCGCGCTGAAGCGCGCGCAGGCCGACGGCACCCCCCACCGCCTGCTCGCCGGTCGAACGCTCGCGATGCTGTTCGAGAAGCCCTCGACGCGCACCCGCCTGAGCTTCGAGGTCGGAATGACCCAGCTCGGCGGGCACGCGGTCTTCCTCGGCGAGGACGACATTCAGCTCGGCCGCGGCGAGCCCGTGGCGGACACGGCGTGCGCGCTCGGCCTGTACGCCGACGCGGTGATGGCGCGCGTGGACAGCCACGACGACCTGGAGACGCTCGCCGCGAACGCCGGCGTCCCGGTCGTGAACGGGCTCTCGGACCGCGCCCACCCCGCACAGACGCTCGCCGATCTCCTCACGCTCCGCGAGGTGGTGGGCGACACCGGCACCGTCGCGTGGGTCGGGGACGCGAACAACGTCGCGGCGTCGTTCCTCGTCGGCGCGGCGATGGCCGGCTACGACGTGCGCGCCGCGACGCCTCCCGAGTTCGGCTTCGAGGAGTCGGTCGTCGCGCGCGCCGAGGCGTCCGCCGACGCGACGGGCAGCGAGGTCAGCGTGGGCCACGACCCGGAGGCGGCCGTCGCCGGAGCCGACGCCGTCTACACGGACGTCTGGGTGAGCATGGGCGACGAGGCCGAGCGCGAGGCGCGGCTCGCCGCCTTCGAGGGGTTCCAGGTCGACGCCGACCTGCTCGGCGACGCGGCGTTCATGCACTGCCTGCCCGCCCACCGCGGCGAGGAGGCGACTGCGGGGGTCGTCGACGGCCCGAACTCAGTCGTGTGGCGGCAGGCCGAGAACCGCCTGCACGCACAGAAGGCGCTGCTCGTGGACCTCGTGGCCTGA
- a CDS encoding YbjQ family protein — MEFVTTETVPGRETQEALGIARGNTVKARNVGRDITQSIRNITGGELKAYSELLTDARDEALDRMAEDAEAMGADAVVNVRMESSSIANGGSEVIAYGTAVRLD, encoded by the coding sequence ATGGAGTTCGTCACCACGGAGACCGTCCCCGGTCGCGAGACGCAGGAGGCCCTCGGCATCGCGCGCGGCAACACGGTGAAGGCGCGGAACGTCGGCCGCGACATCACGCAGAGCATCCGCAACATCACGGGCGGCGAGCTGAAGGCGTACTCGGAGCTGCTGACCGACGCCCGCGACGAGGCCCTCGACCGGATGGCCGAGGACGCCGAGGCGATGGGCGCGGACGCCGTCGTGAACGTCCGCATGGAGAGTTCGTCCATCGCGAACGGCGGCTCCGAGGTCATCGCGTACGGGACCGCCGTCCGGCTGGACTGA
- a CDS encoding DUF7571 family protein yields the protein MQPCHNCQSVIDEYLLDKQLDGLRDLTVDDFNVCADCATVVDDSCVECGGAVYVPRSASETPDFCPACRAELLADGRDPGWCRSPVSN from the coding sequence ATGCAACCGTGCCACAACTGTCAGTCGGTCATCGACGAGTACCTCCTCGACAAACAACTCGACGGACTGCGCGACCTGACGGTGGACGATTTCAACGTCTGTGCGGACTGTGCGACGGTCGTCGACGACTCGTGCGTGGAGTGTGGCGGCGCGGTGTACGTTCCCCGAAGCGCCTCGGAGACGCCCGACTTCTGTCCGGCGTGTCGGGCCGAACTGCTGGCCGACGGCCGCGACCCCGGCTGGTGTCGCAGCCCGGTGTCGAACTGA
- the thrC gene encoding threonine synthase, with translation MTDLSLGGDAPACADDGVWLACVACGAAIAPFDDVVYRCPGCDGLLEARYAEYPTFEDFSGSGVWRYADALPFDEGVTIQEGDTPLYEVPDVAAAADVADVRVKHEGMNPTGSFKDRGMTVGVRVADELGVGRLACASTGNTSAALAAYGARADTPVLVLLPAGKVAAGKVAQAALHGARICEVDGNFDACLDVVAELADRGEAYLLNSLNPFRLEGQKTIAFEILEQSRAATGEWPDRIVLPVGNAGNTAALYKAFRELVAAGAMAESEMPTLTGVQAEGAAPMVEAVEADRDHVERWDDVETRATAIRIGNPVNAPKALPGIYGTGGTAVAVSDDQITDAQRMLAGDGVGVEPASAASVAGLLELRERGEIDSGERVVCLTTGHLLKDPDAAAEAGGDTTPVPADADGVLDALAE, from the coding sequence ATGACCGACCTCTCGCTCGGGGGCGACGCGCCGGCGTGCGCCGACGACGGCGTGTGGCTGGCGTGTGTCGCGTGCGGCGCGGCAATCGCGCCGTTCGACGACGTGGTGTACCGGTGTCCGGGCTGCGACGGCCTGCTCGAAGCGCGCTACGCCGAGTACCCGACGTTCGAGGACTTCTCCGGCAGCGGCGTCTGGCGGTACGCCGACGCGCTGCCGTTCGACGAGGGCGTCACGATTCAGGAGGGCGACACGCCGCTGTACGAGGTGCCGGACGTCGCGGCGGCGGCGGACGTGGCCGACGTCCGCGTGAAACACGAGGGCATGAATCCGACGGGGAGTTTCAAGGACCGCGGGATGACCGTCGGCGTCCGTGTCGCCGACGAACTCGGCGTCGGGCGGCTGGCGTGCGCGTCCACCGGGAACACGTCCGCCGCGCTGGCGGCGTACGGCGCGCGGGCCGACACCCCGGTGCTCGTCCTGCTGCCGGCGGGGAAGGTGGCGGCCGGGAAGGTCGCGCAGGCCGCGCTACACGGTGCGCGCATCTGCGAGGTCGACGGGAACTTCGACGCCTGCCTCGACGTGGTCGCCGAACTCGCCGACCGCGGCGAAGCCTACCTCCTGAACAGCCTCAATCCGTTCCGGCTGGAGGGCCAGAAGACCATCGCGTTCGAGATACTCGAACAGTCGCGTGCGGCCACCGGCGAGTGGCCCGACCGCATCGTGCTCCCGGTCGGGAACGCCGGGAACACGGCCGCCCTCTACAAGGCGTTCCGCGAACTCGTCGCCGCCGGCGCGATGGCCGAGTCCGAGATGCCGACGCTCACCGGCGTGCAGGCCGAGGGCGCGGCCCCGATGGTCGAGGCCGTCGAGGCGGACCGCGACCACGTCGAACGCTGGGACGACGTGGAGACGCGGGCGACCGCCATCCGCATCGGGAACCCCGTGAACGCGCCGAAGGCGCTGCCCGGCATCTACGGGACCGGCGGCACCGCCGTCGCCGTCTCCGACGACCAGATTACCGACGCCCAGCGCATGCTCGCGGGCGACGGCGTCGGCGTCGAACCGGCGTCCGCCGCGTCGGTCGCGGGGCTGCTCGAACTCCGCGAGCGCGGGGAAATCGACAGCGGCGAACGGGTCGTCTGCCTGACGACCGGCCACCTCCTCAAAGACCCGGACGCGGCGGCCGAGGCAGGCGGCGACACCACGCCCGTGCCGGCGGACGCCGACGGGGTCCTCGACGCGCTCGCCGAGTAG
- a CDS encoding histidine kinase N-terminal 7TM domain-containing protein, whose amino-acid sequence MQVTPGVVLTAISAAVSLGVAGYAVRRPAPGARAVAAFSAAIGVWTGASVLQSFATTLDGKLLADQLKYVGIAVIPVAWVSFAAAYSGREHWVTKRTIAALSVVPVAVLVLVATNDHHGLVLADAGLETVGGRVVLDREYGAAFWILTAYTNAVNSVGTVLLIEAAVRVGRRYRRQAFVVLAGATVPWLFTVTALAGVAPIEPEASFGVASLAFAYAISRYGLVELEPVARDRLFDELDDGVLVADDAGRIVDHNPAAERLLGASLSAGDDLRTAVPDAVAEALDADAAEPAAVDGADGTRWLTVQATPVSENRAGDVVVVRDVTELERRRTDLRRENARLERVSDTISHDLRNPLNVASGSIELAAETGSEEDFDRVRDALDRMDDIIESTLRVARSGREDPDETAVSLSAVAERAWQNVPTGDASVDICEDARVRADPDQLESLLENLFRNAVEHGSTSPDSQARQDAVEHGSTGNRTAQQSDDAVEHGAEDSAVTVTVDRTSHGFFVADDGVGLPESERGAVFQRGVTTSDDGTGLGLAIVEDIADTHGWQVTLGESDSGGVRVDVAGVTAADDERDDHATAAGHAGSETARGTD is encoded by the coding sequence ATGCAGGTGACGCCGGGCGTCGTGCTCACCGCCATCTCGGCAGCCGTCTCGCTCGGCGTCGCGGGGTACGCGGTCCGCCGCCCCGCGCCCGGCGCGCGAGCCGTCGCCGCGTTCAGCGCCGCAATCGGCGTCTGGACCGGCGCGAGCGTCCTCCAGAGCTTCGCCACGACGCTCGACGGGAAGCTGCTCGCCGACCAGCTCAAGTACGTCGGCATCGCCGTCATCCCCGTAGCCTGGGTCTCGTTCGCGGCCGCCTACTCCGGACGCGAACACTGGGTCACGAAACGCACGATTGCAGCGCTCTCGGTCGTCCCCGTCGCCGTCCTCGTTCTCGTCGCCACCAACGACCACCACGGCCTCGTCCTCGCCGACGCCGGCCTGGAGACGGTCGGCGGCCGGGTCGTCCTCGACCGCGAGTACGGCGCGGCGTTCTGGATACTCACCGCGTACACGAACGCCGTCAACTCCGTCGGCACCGTGTTGCTCATCGAGGCCGCGGTCCGCGTCGGGCGGCGCTACCGCAGGCAGGCGTTCGTCGTGCTCGCGGGCGCGACCGTCCCCTGGCTGTTCACGGTCACGGCGCTGGCCGGCGTCGCACCCATCGAGCCCGAGGCGTCGTTCGGGGTGGCGTCGCTGGCGTTCGCGTACGCCATCTCCCGGTACGGACTCGTGGAACTCGAACCGGTCGCCCGCGACCGGCTGTTCGACGAACTCGACGACGGCGTCCTCGTCGCCGACGACGCCGGCCGCATCGTCGACCACAACCCCGCGGCCGAACGCCTGCTCGGCGCGTCCCTCTCTGCGGGCGACGACCTCCGGACGGCCGTCCCGGACGCCGTCGCAGAAGCCCTCGACGCGGACGCCGCCGAGCCGGCGGCCGTCGACGGCGCTGACGGCACGCGCTGGCTGACTGTGCAGGCGACGCCCGTCTCCGAGAACCGCGCCGGGGACGTCGTTGTGGTTCGGGACGTCACCGAACTGGAGCGCCGGCGGACGGACCTCCGCCGCGAGAACGCGCGGCTGGAGCGCGTCTCCGACACCATCAGTCACGACCTCCGCAACCCCCTGAACGTCGCCAGCGGCTCAATCGAACTCGCCGCCGAGACCGGGAGCGAGGAGGACTTCGACCGCGTGCGCGACGCCCTCGACCGCATGGACGACATCATCGAGAGCACGCTCCGCGTGGCCCGCAGCGGCCGCGAAGACCCCGACGAGACGGCGGTATCGCTGTCGGCCGTCGCGGAGCGCGCCTGGCAGAACGTCCCCACCGGCGACGCGTCCGTCGACATCTGCGAGGACGCGCGAGTGCGAGCCGACCCCGACCAGCTCGAGAGCCTCCTCGAGAACCTCTTCCGGAACGCCGTCGAGCACGGCTCTACGAGTCCTGACTCGCAGGCTCGGCAGGACGCTGTCGAACACGGTTCGACAGGCAATCGGACTGCGCAACAGTCCGATGACGCCGTGGAGCACGGAGCCGAGGACAGCGCAGTGACGGTGACGGTCGACCGGACGAGCCACGGCTTCTTCGTCGCTGACGACGGCGTCGGCCTCCCCGAGTCCGAGCGCGGCGCTGTGTTCCAGCGGGGCGTCACCACGAGCGACGACGGCACCGGCCTCGGGCTCGCCATCGTCGAGGACATCGCCGACACGCACGGCTGGCAGGTGACGCTGGGGGAGAGCGACAGCGGCGGTGTCCGCGTCGACGTGGCGGGCGTGACAGCCGCCGACGACGAGCGCGACGACCACGCGACAGCCGCCGGACACGCCGGGTCGGAGACCGCCCGCGGGACGGACTAA